The genomic DNA aaatataaattgatataatgGTGAATTTTGTTGTGTGCAGCGTACTAGTACTACTAAACATGTAAATACCAATACATTAGAAAAATTATCTCATTTctgcaattaaaattataattttgtgagAATAAATTCAGgccacaataataataataattttgtagtTTCGTAAAGGAAAAGAAATGGTAAGATTTTTGTTGGTTGCCAATTGAcaactttcatatatatatatatatatattttaatatacaatcaaaataaagtAAAGGTAAAGTTAAGAAAAAAGAGCTCTAcagaacaaaataaaaagaagaagaaaactgtTAACGAAATTTTATACTTTACGGATATACAGTTCAAATCGCGTGGGTAGACAAACTCATGAacagtttcccaaactaaccttgtttggcgttcactttcccaaactaacctagtttgttcatttattcccaaactaacctagtttactattcaaactcagtttttatttttttttttattttttttcacatttcaaatttatttaaattattatttatatgaactaaattatttatattttgatatatattttaaattattatttttataaatttaattatttatattttgatatataatttaaattattttcttataaatttaattatttatattttaatatatatatatatatatattacatttcaaatttattatatatatatatttatatatatatatgtggcaGTATGATTTTCATccccataaatttatttttttactattcaaaatataaataattaaatttataagaaaataatttaaattatatatcaaaatataaataattaaatttataaaaataataatttaaaatatatatcaaaatataaataatttagttcatataaataataatttaaatatatatatatatatatatatataataaatttgaaatgtgaaaaaaaataaaaataaaaataaaaactgagtttgaatagtaaactaggttagtttgggaataaatgaacaaactaggttagtttgggaaagtgaacgccaaacaaggttagtttgggaaactgtTCCAAACTCATTCCTTTTGTGGGTCCATTCACCATCTCCACCTCCTTCTTCCATTCCAATCATTCTACTTCTGCAGTCTGCCTTCCTTTCCTTCTTCTCCACCCTTGTTCTTCCATAATCAAGAAACAGACAGAGCAATGAAGAAGGAAAATACAGGCTCTTTCTTCTCCGATCAATCCCAACTCTTCACATGAAGAAGCCTCTTCTCTCCCATACAATCATACTCTTCTTCCTCGTATCATTGTCTCCGTCGCCGCCGCCGCTTGTAGCTGCTCTCATCTCCACCTCCACTACCATCAGTATCAGCAACAATGGTGTCTCCACCACAGTATGCGGCATCCTTGCGGGTAACACCACTCAGAGAATTCAATGCTTTAGAGCCGGACAAACTTTTTTCATCTCTCCCAATGTCTCCTTCGAATCTATCTCCGGCGGCCCTGGATTATTATGTGGCCTCAGGTCTGGCGGTTTCAGCCTCCTTTGTTGGGACACTAACCATTTCCACCCTAAGCGAATTTACTACAGTGCTGACCACCCTTTAACGGATTTAACCGTCGGAGGAACCTCCCAGGTCTGCGCCATTCATGTCGGCAGTGGCGCCGCCTCTTGCTGGAAGAGATTTCCGGCACCACAGGAGGAGGCTGATATTACAGCGTTTGATTCGATCACTTCCGGTGGTGGGTTCTCTTGTGGGATAACgaagaaggaaaagaaaatCGTCTGTTGGGGAAACCAAATCGGAGCTCAAATTCAAAAGGAATTTAGTAACTACACCATGGTAAACTTTGTCGCAGGTAAATCCCACGCCTGTGGATTAATGGAAGACGGAAGTTTAATCTGTAAAGGAAACAATGCAGACGGTCAACTTGACGTCCCTTCTCACTCTAACTTTGAATTCGCAAATTTGGCTTTGGGGACAAATCACACTTGCGCCATCAGAAGGATAAACGGGTTAGTCCTTTGCTGGGGAAGAGGGTTCAACTTCAATGGGTTTGAATATTATAACAATCCGATTAAAACCCTTTCCTTTGAGTCCATAACCGCTGGTTGGGGGATAACTTGTGGGATAACGACCAAGAATCTGACAGTTGTGTGCTGGGGGCCGGGCTGGTCGGCCGGGCTTCTCTCTCTTCCCCTGTTAACAGTGATTCCAGGCCCATGTAAGGAATCTTCTTGCAGTATCTGTGGGATTTTCCCTAACTCGGCCAACCTTTGTGCCGGTTCAACAAGTATATGCAAATCATGCGACATTGAGCTTCCTATTCCGGCGTTCCTTCCACCGCCTTTGCCGCCTGGATCTTCGCCACAGCCTCTATATCCTCATCGGGGTGCCAAAGAAAGGTTGCTTTTGGCTTTTGGCATTGTTGGATCCATCGGACTTGTTGCTGGCATTTGCTCAATTGGTTACCTCTTATGGAGGTTAGGAGTTTGCCGGATTTTGCAGGACAGGACAATTGACGGAGAGAATAGTGTAAAATGCGGTGGCGGCTCTTTGAAACTGAATCGCCAGAGGAGTGGAACTTCGTCGCAGCATGCTGACAAAGCTGAGGAATTCTCTTTGGTTGAGCTATCAGCCGCAACGGGAAATTTTGCAGAAGAAAACAAGATTGGCGGGGGAAGTTTCGGGACGGTGTACAGAGGAAAACTGTTTGACGGGCGAGAGGTGGCAATCAAGAGAGGCGACATGAACCCTGAAAGGATGAAGTTACAAGAGAAGGAGACAGCGTTTGGGTCGGAATTGGCGTCATTGTCTAGGCTCAATCACAAGCACCTGGTTGGCCTGATCGGATATTGCCAAGAGAAAGACAAGGAAGAGAGGCTTCTGGTTTACGAGTACATGAGAAACGGATCTCTACACGACCATCTCCACAacaacaagaacaagaacaacATGTTGAGTTGTTGGAAAATGAGGATCAAAATAGCACTAGACGCCGCCAGAGGGATCGAGTACCTACACAACTACGCAGTTCCCCCGGTTATCCACAGAGATATCAAGTCGTCCAACATTCTCCTCGACTCTGATTGGACAGCTAAGGTTTCCGACTTCGGATTATCCCTAATGGGTCCTAAGTCCGATCAGGAGGCGGTGATGTCAACCAAGGCAGTCGGCACGGTCGGATACATCGATCCGGAGTACTACGTTCTTAACATTCTCACGGTTAAGAGCGACATCTACAGTTTAGGGGTGGTGCTGCTAGAGCTGCTGACGGGCAAGAGAGCCGTTTTCAAGGATGGCCCAGGGTTGGGTCCGATTGGGGTGGTGGATTACGCTCGGAAACGGATAATGAACGGAGAATTGTTGGCAGTTTTGGACAGAAGGGTAGAGCCCATGGAAAGGAGCGAGGCTGAGGAAGAGGCGGTGGAGGTGCTGGCTTACATGGCAGTGCGTTCTGTGAGCTTGGAAGGGAGAGAGAGACCCAACATTGGGGAGATTGTTGCAAATTTGGAGAGAGCTTTTGCTCTATGTGAACAAGGAACCActtcttctt from Impatiens glandulifera chromosome 9, dImpGla2.1, whole genome shotgun sequence includes the following:
- the LOC124915624 gene encoding putative serine/threonine-protein kinase-like protein CCR3, which codes for MKKPLLSHTIILFFLVSLSPSPPPLVAALISTSTTISISNNGVSTTVCGILAGNTTQRIQCFRAGQTFFISPNVSFESISGGPGLLCGLRSGGFSLLCWDTNHFHPKRIYYSADHPLTDLTVGGTSQVCAIHVGSGAASCWKRFPAPQEEADITAFDSITSGGGFSCGITKKEKKIVCWGNQIGAQIQKEFSNYTMVNFVAGKSHACGLMEDGSLICKGNNADGQLDVPSHSNFEFANLALGTNHTCAIRRINGLVLCWGRGFNFNGFEYYNNPIKTLSFESITAGWGITCGITTKNLTVVCWGPGWSAGLLSLPLLTVIPGPCKESSCSICGIFPNSANLCAGSTSICKSCDIELPIPAFLPPPLPPGSSPQPLYPHRGAKERLLLAFGIVGSIGLVAGICSIGYLLWRLGVCRILQDRTIDGENSVKCGGGSLKLNRQRSGTSSQHADKAEEFSLVELSAATGNFAEENKIGGGSFGTVYRGKLFDGREVAIKRGDMNPERMKLQEKETAFGSELASLSRLNHKHLVGLIGYCQEKDKEERLLVYEYMRNGSLHDHLHNNKNKNNMLSCWKMRIKIALDAARGIEYLHNYAVPPVIHRDIKSSNILLDSDWTAKVSDFGLSLMGPKSDQEAVMSTKAVGTVGYIDPEYYVLNILTVKSDIYSLGVVLLELLTGKRAVFKDGPGLGPIGVVDYARKRIMNGELLAVLDRRVEPMERSEAEEEAVEVLAYMAVRSVSLEGRERPNIGEIVANLERAFALCEQGTTSSFLP